In Pleuronectes platessa chromosome 5, fPlePla1.1, whole genome shotgun sequence, a single genomic region encodes these proteins:
- the LOC128440833 gene encoding SCO-spondin — protein sequence MGHFCPLGSGSPKPCPVGSFLPEPGASSPSHCHPCPPGKYCVSPGASQPTGLCSAGFFCSGGAQSPKPRANSSLFSCLHEILEAFAMRTDTAFWMHNLSFFSNSTDSERGVSRMEVETAPQADSDHIVTHPPPCLQSPHYSCSTYRGDVCPRGFFCPLGSAYPQPCEAGSYCNQTGLDAPTGSCAAGYYCPKGSFNPRATLCPTGHYCPLGAPLPLPCPLGTLKSSRAGSTVEACQLCPPGHYCHQSGRAEPSGQCVEGYYCPEGQSSESPQQHICPAGHSCEKGSVSQSACPPGSYQLRQGQGSCQTCPAGFYCHHQGMTRPLLCEGGFYCPSGSADQRPCPAGTYGNMSGLVEEGQCSPCDPGMFCREAGRSFPSGLCAAGFVCAGKASEASPSDGLTGFPCPAGFYCSVGTSVPKPCPKGTFSEQSGLVDESQCRSCSPGFYCSETGLAAVSGPCLPGFYCLEGSHTAAPMSNISGSVCPAGHFCTEGSSVPSPCPRGSHQNETGGKSKDDCKPCPLGKQEVIPCELNSAKLALLGACTNPLALSENLLSV from the exons ATGGGACACTTCTGCCCTCTGGGTAGTGGGTCACCAAAACCCTGTCCTGTTGGCAGCTTCCTCCCAGAGCCTGGAGCTTCCTCCCCGTCTCACTGCCACCCTTGCCCCCCAGGGAAATACTGCGTCAGTCCTGGAGCCTCGCAGCCCACAG GTCTGTGTTCTGCAGGTTTCTTCTGCTCCGGAGGTGCACAAAGCCCCAAACCTCGGGCCAACTCGTCTTTGTTCAGCTGTCTGCATGAAATACTGGAGGCTTTTGCCATGAGGACAGACACGGCCTTCTGGATGCACAATCTGTCCTTCTTCAGTAACTCCACTGATTCCG AAAGGGGAGTTTCGCGGATGGAGGTGGAAACGGCGCCGCAGGCAGACTCTGACCATATTGTGACTCACCCACCGCCGTGTCTCCAGAGTCCACATTACTCGTGTTCCACCTACAGAGGGGATGTATGCCCTAGAG GTTTCTTTTGTCCTTTGGGTTCTGCCTACCCCCAGCCCTGTGAGGCTGGCTCGTATTGTAATCAGACGGGTCTAGATGCCCCGACAGGTTCTTGTGCTGCAGGATATTACTGCCCCAAAGGCTCTTTTAACCCCCGTGCCACCCTGTGCCCCACCGGCCACTACTGCCCCCTcggagctcctcttcctctgccctgCCCTCTAGGAACCTTAAAAA GTTCCCGTGCTGGATCTACAGTTGAGGCTTGCCAGCTGTGTCCTCCAGGTCACTACTGCCACCAGAGCGGCAGGGCGGAGCCCAGTGGTCAGTGTGTGGAGGGCTATTACTGTCCGGAGGGACAGAGCTCTGAGAGCCCACAACAACACATCTGCCCAGCGGGACATTCTTGTGAGAAG GGAAGTGTCAGTCAGAGCGCCTGTCCTCCGGGCAGCTACCAGCTCAGACAAGGCCAGGGCAGCTGCCAGACATGCCCcgctggtttctactgtcaccATCAAG GAATGACGCGTCCACTTCTGTGTGAGGGAGGATTTTATTGTCCCAGTGGATCAGCAGATCAGCGTCCTTGCCCAGCAGGGACCTATGGAAACATGTCGGGGCTGGTTGAAGAAGGACAGTGCTCCCCGTGTGACCCTGGGATGTTCTGTAGAGAAGCAG GGAGGAGTTTCCCCAGTGGGCTGTGTGCTGCAGGGTTTGTATGTGCTGGAAAAGCCTCAGAAGCTTCGCCGTCTGATGGTCTGACTGGATTTCCATGTCCTGCTGGTTTCTACTGCTCTGTGGGGACCTCTGTACCAAAACCATGTCCAAAGGGAACATTCAG TGAGCAGAGTGGACTTGTAGATGAGTCTCAGTGCCGTAGCTGCAGCCCTGGCTTCTACTGTTCAGAGACCGGCCTCGCTGCAGTCTCTGGACCTTGTCTGCCAG GTTTCTACTGTCTGGAGGGATCCCACACTGCGGCTCCAATGTCAAATATCTCTGGGAGTGTTTGTCCAGCGGGCCACTTCTGcacagagggcagcagtgtccCCTCCCCCTGCCCACGTGGCTCCCACCAAAATGAGACGGGAGGAAAAAGTAAAGATGACTGCAAACCATGTCCTCTCGGTAAACAAGAAGTTATACCGTGTGAACTTAACTCTGCAAAACTGGCTTTACTAGGTGCTTGTACAAATCCCCTTGCCCTCTCGGAAAATCTTCTCTCTGTTTGA
- the LOC128439709 gene encoding signal peptide, CUB and EGF-like domain-containing protein 1 yields MCPPGADRQVSCPPGTYQGSPGQAECVECPAGFYCPGSVEAGTGHVSGTRTPVLCPEGHYCPAGVQSGVAFPCPAGAFSRQMGLPNKSGCELCPPGRYCGSSGLAAPTGVCSPGYLCVSGSVSAQPEEGPTGGRCSAGSYCPQGATYMVPCPAGTFSSIDGDMSH; encoded by the exons ATGTGCCCACCTGGAGCTGACAGGCAGGTGTCCTGTCCACCAGGGACCTACCAGGGTTCACCAGGACAG GCAGAGTGTGTTGAATGTCCAGCAGGATTTTATTGTCCTGGCTCAGTGGAGGCTGGCACTGGGCATGTATCTGGGACTCGGACTCCCGTGCTGTGTCCTGAAGGACACTACTGCCCAGCAG GAGTGCAGTCTGGTGTAGCATTTCCATGCCCAGCTGGTGCCTTCAGCAGGCAGATGGGATTGCCCAATAAGTCGGGCTGCGAGCTCTGTCCACCAGGCAGATACTGTGGCTCCTCCGGACTGGCTGCTCCCACCGGGGTTTGCTCTCCTGG TTACCTCTGTGTCAGTGGTTCTGTCTCTGCTCAGCCAGAGGAGGGCCCAACCGGAGGCCGCTGCTCTGCAGGCTCCTACTGCCCCCAGGGTGCCACCTATATGGTTCCCTGCCCTGCAGGCACCTTCAGCTCCATAGACGGTGACATGTCACACTGA